GACCGTGCACACCGCACGACGTCGCACACGCGCAACTCACGCTCACGTTAAGCACATTCGGTTGTCGCGGCTGATACCCCACGCCGTGTCGCGCGGGCGACCAGTCAGGCATCGCTGGCGGCAGTGCCGGTGCATAACTACCGAAGTCGCCGTCGCCATACACGACCTTGCCGCCCAGCATCGTAAGCACCGACGTAATGTCCTGAATTTCGTCTTCCGGCACGCTGAAGTAATCCTCCGAGAGCACGGCCAGATCGGCGAGCTGTCCGACCTTGATCTGTCCCTTCTTGCCGACTTCGGACGAGAACCACGTGTTGGCTTCCGTCCACAGACGCAACGCTTCGTCGCGGTCGAGCAGACTGCCCGGGGCGGCCATGCGCAGCCCGCCGACGGTCTTGCCCGTCACCAGCCAGTACAGCGATACCCACGGGTTGTAAGACGCAACGCGCGTCGCATCCGTGCCCGCACCGACCTTCACGCCGCGCTCCAGCATGCGACGCACTGGCGGAGTCGCCTCCGCCGCCTTCGCGCCGTAGCGCTCCACGAAGTACTCGCCTTGATACGCCATGCGGTGCTGCACGGCAATGCCGCCGCCGAGCGCCGCAATGCGGTCGATGTTGCGGTCGCTGATCGTCTCGGCGTGGTCGAAGAACCAGTGCAGGCCGTCGAACGGGATGTCCTTCGCGACCTTTTCGTAGACGTCGAGTGCGCGCGAGATCGTCTCGTCGTAGGTGGCATGCAGACGCCACGGCCAGCGGTTCTCCGCAAGCAGTCGCACCACCGGTTCGAGATCGCCTTCCATCGAAGGTGGCATCTCCGGGCGCTCGACGCGGAAGTCCTCGAAGTCGGCTGCCGTGTACACGAGCATTTCGCCAGCGCCGTTGTGACGATAGAGATCGTCGCCTTGCCCCGGGCTGACTTGTTTGACCCACTGGCTGAAGTCCGCGAGTTCTGCCTTGGGCTTTTGCGTGAACAGGTTGTACGCCAGGCGCACCGTCAACTGCCCTTCGCGGTGCAGTTCTTCGATGATGCTGTAGTCCTCGGGGTAATTCTGGAAGCCGCCGCCTGCGTCGATGACGCCCGTCACACCGAGCCGGTTCACCTCGCGCATGAAGTGGCGCGTCGAGTTCTTCTGATACTCCGGCGGGAGTTTCGGTCCTTTGGCGAGCGTTGCGTAAAGAATGGTCGCGTTCGGCTTGGCGAGCAACAGACCGGTCGGGTTACCCGACGCATCGCGCACGATCTCGCCGCCCGGCGGATTCGGCGTGTCCTTCGTGTAGCCGACGGTGCGCAACGCGGCAGCGTTCAGGATCGCGCGGTCGTACAGATGCAGGATGAATACCGGCGTGTCGGGGGCGACGGCGTTCAGCTCGTCGATGGTCGGCAAGCGCTTCTCTGCGAACTGATGCTCGGTGAAGCCACCGACCACGCGTACCCACTGCGGCGCGGGCGTACGGTCGACCTGCGCCTTGAGCATGCGCATGGCGTCCGCCAGCGAGCGCACACCGTCCCAGCGAAGCTCCATGTTGTAGTTCAGGCCACCACGAATGATGTGCATGTGGCTGTCGATGAGCCCCGGAATCACACGTCGGCCCTTGAGGTCGATGACCTGCGTGGCATTGTCGGCCAGACGCATGATGTCGTCGCGTGTGCCCACGGCGGAGAAGGTGCCGCCGGTGAGCGCGACGGCGTCCGCCTGCGGGTTCGCACGGTCGAGCGTGGTGAACTTGCCATTGACCAGAATGAGGTCGGGATTTGACATGGGAGGCTCCGGTGGGAAGTCGGCGGACGTTTCCTGCCGCGCGTGGACGCCACCGGCACGGCCCGGAAGGCCGTCAGCGTGCCACGAACGACGGTCCATGAGCGTATGCCGACTCCTGTCGCCTCACTATCGTCTTTTCGTATTAGCGCCCAAATCCCACGCCGGGCGGTGCTCCGACAGGGAAATCGCGTCCCCGAGCCGCGAAAACGCAAGCACGTTCGTGCTTTTTCGCAGTTTTGAACGTCACATGACTGACGTATACTTAGCTTCACCGAATCAATACATCGCCCCTGCATGAATGCGCTTCCGGACAGCGACATCGCGACCGTCTACGTCGTCGCCCACGACCCGGCGGAGAACGACACGCTTTGTGCACAACTGACCGACGTCGGCCTGAGGGCGCGCGGCTTTACGCGTGCGGCGGCGTTTCTTGCCAGCGAGCGCAGCGCCGGACCGGCGTGCGTTGTGCTGGACGCCGACCTCGACACGCCCGGCGGAGGCCTCTTGCTTCAGGATGCCCTCACCGATTTGCAAGACCCGATTCCCGTCGTGCTCATCACCGACCGCGCCGATGTGACGACCAGCGTGCGCGGCATGAAAGCGGGCGCGGTCGATTACCTGACCAAGCCGATGCCGGAGGGCGTGCTGCTAAGTGCGGTGGGCGCGGCACTGGCGCTTGACCGGCAACGCCTCGGACGCGAGCGGGCAAGCACCGACGTGATCGAACGCGCCCAGCGGCTCTCGCAACGCGAGCGCGAAGTCATGGCGCTTGTGGCGGCGGGGCGGATGAACAAGCACATCGCCGACGAACTCGGCATCAGCGAAGTCACCGTCAAGATTCATCGCGGGAACGCGATGCGCAAGATGGAAGCACGCTCGTTTGCCGATCTCGTGATCATGGCGCACAAGCTCGGTATGACGTCGCCCGCGCTGTATCACGGCGGGATCGGACGAAATCGGCGAGAACTGGCCTGACGCTTACCGACGCTCACGGACGTCTACTGACATTCGCCGACCATGCGCCACCTCCACCGGGTGGCGCATTTTTTCGCCTGCGCAGCGACTCAGCGGCCGGGCGTCACGATGGGCGCAGACGGCGGCGGCGCGGCCGGGCGCTGCGGCGTGGGCGAGTTGCCGAAGCTGTTTCCCATGCGATGAGACGTCGCACTCCAGTTGATCTGTCCGCCGATCTGATTGCTCGGCTTGTTGGCGATCTCTTCCGATTCCAGTCCCGGCGCGCGGCCCGAATCCGGCGCGGGGGCTGGCTGCAACTGATTCGTCAGACAGTCGTAGGACGGCGAACGCTGCCCGTTTACTTCGACGTCCGCGCAGCCTGCCCGAGATACCGGTGCCGCGCCGCCCACACGCGGGGCGTCGTCGGCTGCGACGGCGAACTGCGACACCGGGCTCAGCAGCACCGTTGCTGCGACTGTCACGGCGAGTTTGCCCATTCGATTCTCATCTGACCCCCAACGTCTGTGCCGCTGCGCTGCGTCGTCATCGCAGGTCTCCCCGTCAAAAAATGATCAGCCGTCAGGACGCCGCAGCGCCGGGTGTATGACGACCTCGGTCTCGTGTCGCTCTCGCCGTCCACGCCAAACACCGGTGCGGGCATTGCAACGCTGAATCCGATTCCGGAGATTCCGCCTGGCGACATCGATCTGATTGCCCCGCTGGGGACGGTCGATGCGGGCGAGGCGGGGATTCGTGTGTCGGGCAACGTCAACGTGGCTGCGCTACGGATGGTCAATACCGAGAACATTCAGGTGCAGGGTAAGTCGTTGGGCATTCCGACGATCGCGGCGGTGAACGTCGAGGCGCTGACCAATGCGAGTGCGACGGCGGCACAGGCGGCGTCGGCAGCGCAGGACGCGATGGCGCGCGATTGGGCATCGGTGCGACAGAACCAGTCGTCGATCTTAAGCGTGCGGATGCTCGGTGCCGGTGCGCAGACGGACAGGACAGGCAACCGCAAGCCGGTACCGGCAAGATGTTCCGCTACGACCCGGCGTCACCGGTGCGGGTGGTTGGGCAGATGAATCTCTCCGACGCGTAGGTGCAAGCACTGACGCCGACGGAGCGGAAGAATCTGATGCGCCGACCGTTCTATATATAAGGGGGGAAGCGACCTTTCTCCCCTTCCTGCCTCCTTCTCCTGACCGGAGGGGGAGGATGCTGCGCAAGATTCTTGCGATTTTAAAAATAGTTTCACAAAGGGCTTGCGCTCGCCCACGAAGGTCATTAATATTCCGTCTCTCGCAACGACAGCGACGCAGCGAAAGCGGCGACGAAGTTGAAGCGACGGGCTGGAAAGCCCGGTGGTTAGTGGTTTTGGAGCTTGCGAGTCGCTACGGCGACGAACGAAGAAAGCGAAAAAAACTGTTGACGACGACGAGAAGCTGCGACATAATCTCACTTCTCTGCTGCTGATGCAGCGACGCAGAAAACGAAGCGACGGCGCGGTAGTTGAGCGACGAAGTTAAGTCAGATGCGATTGATCTTTAAAAATTAAACAACCGATAAGTGTGGGCACTCGATGAATGGTGCGTCTGCTTCGGCAGATAAGCTTTAAATTTATTGAGGCTCACATAGTAATAGGTAAGTTAAGTAATTAACTTGTCAGCATACTTTGAGAGCGACCGGTTCGAGTGATTTATCACGAAAAACCGAAAACAGTAACAGGTTTAAACTGAAGAGTTTGATCCTGGCTCAGATTGAACGCTGGCGGCATGCCTTACACATGCAAGTCGAACGGCAGCACGGGTGCTTGCACCTGGTGGCGAGTGGCGAACGGGTGAGTAATATATCGGAACGTACCTTGTAGTGGGGGATAGCTCGGCGAAAGCCGGATTAATACCGCATACGCTCTGAGGAGGAAAGCGGGGGACCTTCGGGCCTCGCGCTACAAGAGCGGCCGATATCAGATTAGCTAGTTGGTGGGGTAAAAGCTTACCAAGGCGACGATCTGTAGCTGGTCTGAGAGGACGACCAGCCACACTGGGACTGAGACACGGCCCAGACTCCTACGGGAGGCAGCAGTGGGGAATTTTGGACAATGGGCGAAAGCCTGATCCAGCAATGCCGCGTGTGTGAAGAAGGCCTTCGGGTTGTAAAGCACTTTTGTCCGGAAAGAAATCCTCTGGGTTAATACCTCGGGGGGATGACGGTACCGGAAGAATAAGCACCGGCTAACTACGTGCCAGCAGCCGCGGTAATACGTAGGGTGCAAGCGTTAATCGGAATTACTGGGCGTAAAGCGTGCGCAGGCGGTTTTGTAAGACGGATGTGAAATCCCCGGGCTTAACCTGGGAACTGCATTCGTGACTGCAAGGCTAGAGTATGGCAGAGGGGGGTAGAATTCCACGTGTAGCAGTGAAATGCGTAGAGATGTGGAGGAATACCGATGGCGAAGGCAGCCCCCTGGGCCAATACTGACGCTCATGCACGAAAGCGTGGGGAGCAAACAGGATTAGATACCCTGGTAGTCCACGCCCTAAACGATGTCAACTAGTTGTTGGGGATTCATTTCCTTAGTAACGAAGCTAACGCGTGAAGTTGACCGCCTGGGGAGTACGGTCGCAAGATTAAAACTCAAAGGAATTGACGGGGACCCGCACAAGCGGTGGATGATGTGGATTAATTCGATGCAACGCGAAAAACCTTACCTACCCTTGACATGTACGGAAGTCTGCTGAGAGGCGGATGTGCTCGAAAGAGAACCGTAACACAGGTGCTGCATGGCTGTCGTCAGCTCGTGTCGTGAGATGTTGGGTTAAGTCCCGCAACGAGCGCAACCCTTGTCCTTAGTTGCTACGCAAGAGCACTCTAAGGAGACTGCCGGTGACAAACCGGAGGAAGGTGGGGATGACGTCAAGTCCTCATGGCCCTTATGGGTAGGGCTTCACACGTCATACAATGGTCGGTACAGAGGGCTGCCAAACCGCGAGGTGGAGCTAACCCCAGAAAACCGATCGTAGTCCGGATCGCAGTCTGCAACTCGACTGCGTGAAGCTGGAATCGCTAGTAATCGCGGATCAGCATGTCGCGGTGAATACGTTCCCGGGTCTTGTACACACCGCCCGTCACACCATGGGAGTGGGTTTTGCCAGAAGTAGGTAGCCTAACCGTAAGGAGGGCGCTTACCACGGCAGGATTCATGACTGGGGTGAAGTCGTAACAAGGTAGCCGTAGGGGAACCTGCGGCTGGATCACCTCCTTTCTAGAGCATGCACTGGAAGTTGAGTGTTCACGCTTATCGGTTGTTGACTGCGTAGATCTAAGTCGGGTCTATAGCTCAGTTGGTTAGAGCACCGTCTTGATAAGGCGGGGGTCGATGGTTCGAGTCCATCTAGACCCACCAAGCTTTTAACCACTGTGCGATAGACTCAAGTGGTGGTAAGTCGGCTTGATTGGGGGATTAGCTCAGCTGGGAGAGCACCTGCTTTGCAAGCAGGGGGTCGTCGGTTCGATCCCGTCATCCTCCACCAAAAACCTTAGATCGCATCGATGTCAGTCAAAAGCGCTTTACGTCTGTAGTCCAATCCCTCGTGATGAATTACAAGCTGAGTGAAAGCTTTTGAATGACAGCAATGTCATGCAGTTTATGTTCTTTAACAATTTGGAAGAAGAAGTAGTACAACGGAAGCGCGTTAGAGATGGCGCGTGGAAATTGTACGGGTTGTGATTGTATCAACCAGTATTTAAGTGATCGAAAGATGACTTGGAATACGGCACAACGCGAATACTCAACCTGTAGCGAATGTCCTGCTTCGGCAAGACACACTCGTTATAGGGTCAAGCGAATAAGTGCATGTGGTGGATGCCTTGGCGATTACAGGCGATGAAGGACGCGATAGCCTGCGAAAAGTTGTGGGGAGCTGGCAAATAAGCATTGATCCACAAATGTCCGAATGGGGAAACCCGGCCTTTTAGGTCATCCTAGACTGAATACATAGGTCTAGCGAAGCGAACGCGGCGAACTGAAACATCTAAGTAGCTGCAGGAAAAGAAATCAACCGAGATTCCCAAAGTAGTGGCGAGCGAAATGGGACCAGCCTTCAAGATTTAGCACCGGTGTTATCAAAACGGAATGGAAAGTCCGGCCATAGTGGGTGATAGCCCCGTATGAGAAAACTCTGGTGTGGAACTAAGCTTGAGAAAAGTAGGGCGGGACACGTGAAATCCTGTCTGAAGATGGGGGGACCATCCTCCAAGGCTAAATACTCGTAATCGACCGATAGTGAACCAGTACCGTGAGGGAAAGGCGAAAAGAACCCCGGGAGGGGAGTGAAATAGATCCTGAAACCGCATGCATACAAACAGTCGGAGCCTCGTAAGGGGTGACGGCGTACCTTTTGTATAATGGGTCAGCGACTTACATTCAGTGGCAAGCTTAACCGAATAGGGAAGGCGTAGCGAAAGCGAGTCCGAATAGGGCGTTCAGTCGCTGGGTGTAGACCCGAAACCAAGTGATCTATCCATGGCCAGGTTGAAGGTGCGGTAACACGTACTGGAGGACCGAACCCACTAACGTTGAAAAGTTAGGGGATGAGCTGTGGATAGGGGTGAAAGGCTAAACAAACTTGGAAATAGCTGGTTCTCTCCGAAAACTATTTAGGTAGTGCCTCGTGTATCACCTTCGGGGGTAGAGCACTGTCATGGTTGAGGGGTCCATTGCGGATTACCTCGCCATAGCAAACTCCGAATACCGAAGAGTGCAATCACGGGAGACAGACATCGGGTGCTAACGTCCGGTGTCAAGAGGGAAACAACCCAGACCGCCAGCTAAGGTCCCTAAATATTGCTAAGTGGGAAACGAAGTGGGAAGGCTAAAACAGTCAGGAGGTTGGCTTAGAAGCAGCCACCCTTTAAAGAAAGCGTAATAGCTCACTGATCGAGTCGTCCTGCGCGGAAGATGTAACGGGGCTAAGCAATATACCGAAGCTGCGGATGCGAGCTTGCTCGCATGGTAGGAGAGCGTTCTGTAAGCCTGTGAAGGTGTCTTGTAAAGGATGCTGGAGGTATCAGAAGTGCGAATGCTGACATGAGTAGCGATAAAGGGGGTGAAAGGCCCCCTCGCCGTAAGCCCAAGGTTTCCTACGCAACGTTCATCGGCGTAGGGTGAGTCGGCCCCTAAGGCGAGGCAGAGATGCGTAGCTGATGGGAAGCAGGTTAATATTCCTGCACCGTCGTATGATGCGATGGGGGGACGGATCGCGGAAGGTTGTCCGGGTGTTGGAAGTCCCGGTCCCTGCAGTGGAGAAGGCGCTTAGGCAAATCCGGGCGCGTAATTCAAGGCTGTGGGGCGAGCGAACTTGTTCGCGAAGCAATTGGAAGTGGTTCCAAGAAAAGCCTCTAAGCTTCAGTCATACGAGACCGTACCGCAAACCGACACAGGTGGGCGAGATGAGTATTCTAAGGCGCTTGAGAGAACTCGGGAGAAGGAACTCGGCAAATTGGTACCGTAACTTCGGGATAAGGTACGCCCTTGTAGCTTAACTGGCCTGCGCCAGGAGGGTGAAGGGGTTGCAATAAACTGGTGGCTGCGACTGTTTAATAAAAACACAGCACTCTGCAAACACGAAAGTGGACGTATAGGGTGTGACGCCTGCCCGGTGCCGGAAGATTAAATGATGGGGTGCAAGCTCTTGATTGAAGTCCCGGTAAACGGCGGCCGTAACTATAACGGTCCTAAGGTAGCGAAATTCCTTGTCGGGTAAGTTCCGACCTGCACGAATGGCGTAACGATGGCCACACTGTCTCCTCCCGAGACTCAGCGAAGTTGAAGTGTTTGTGATGATGCAATCTACCCGCGGCTAGACGGAAAGACCCCATGAACCTTTACTGTAGCTTTGCATTGGACTTTGAACCGGTCTGTGTAGGATAGGTGGGAGGCTTTGAAGCAGGAACGCTAGTTTCTGTGGAGCCGTCCTTGAAATACCACCCTGGCTTGTTTGAGGTTCTAACCTAGGTCCGTAATCCGGATCGGGGACAGTGCATGGTAGGCAGTTTGACTGGGGCGGTCTCCTCCCAAAGTGTAACGGAGGAGTACGAAGGTACGCTAGGTACGGTCGGAAATCGTGCTGATAGTGCAATGGCAAAAGCGTGCTTAACTGCGAGACTGACAAGTCGAGCAGGTGCGAAAGCAGGTCATAGTGATCCGGTGGTTCTGTATGGAAGGGCCATCGCTCAACGGATAAAAGGTACTCTGGGGATAACAGGCTGATACCGCCCAAGAGTTCATATCGACGGCGGTGTTTGGCACCTCGATGTCGGCTCATCTCATCCTGGGGCTGTAGCCGGTCCCAAGGGTATGGCTGTTCGCCATTTAAAGAGGTACGTGAGCTGGGTTTAAAACGTCGTGAGACAGTTTGGTCCCTATCTGCCGTGGGCGTTGGAAGTTTGAAGGGGGCTGCTCCTAGTACGAGAGGACCGGAGTGGACGAACCTCTGGTGTACCGGTTGTCACGCCAGTGGCATCGCCGGGTAGCTATGTTCGGAAGAGATAACCGCTGAAAGCATCTAAGCGGGAAACTCGCCTTAAGATGAGACTTCCCTAGGAACTCGATTCCTTTGAAGGGTCGTTCAAGACCAGGACGTTGATAGGTCAGGTGTGGAAGCGCAGTAATGCGTTAAGCTAACTGATACTAATTGCCCGTAAGGCTTGATCCTATAACCAGTGTGTTTTTCCTGGTGTGAGTATCGCTGTGCCGATACACTCACAACCCACAAGAATTGTTGTACTACGCTTCTTCCGAATTGGTTTTGCTGACCCATGTCAGCAGAACATACAAGTTAAGCCTGATGACCATAGCGAGTTGGAACCACCCCTTCCCATCCCGAACA
The Pandoraea oxalativorans genome window above contains:
- a CDS encoding amidohydrolase; translation: MSNPDLILVNGKFTTLDRANPQADAVALTGGTFSAVGTRDDIMRLADNATQVIDLKGRRVIPGLIDSHMHIIRGGLNYNMELRWDGVRSLADAMRMLKAQVDRTPAPQWVRVVGGFTEHQFAEKRLPTIDELNAVAPDTPVFILHLYDRAILNAAALRTVGYTKDTPNPPGGEIVRDASGNPTGLLLAKPNATILYATLAKGPKLPPEYQKNSTRHFMREVNRLGVTGVIDAGGGFQNYPEDYSIIEELHREGQLTVRLAYNLFTQKPKAELADFSQWVKQVSPGQGDDLYRHNGAGEMLVYTAADFEDFRVERPEMPPSMEGDLEPVVRLLAENRWPWRLHATYDETISRALDVYEKVAKDIPFDGLHWFFDHAETISDRNIDRIAALGGGIAVQHRMAYQGEYFVERYGAKAAEATPPVRRMLERGVKVGAGTDATRVASYNPWVSLYWLVTGKTVGGLRMAAPGSLLDRDEALRLWTEANTWFSSEVGKKGQIKVGQLADLAVLSEDYFSVPEDEIQDITSVLTMLGGKVVYGDGDFGSYAPALPPAMPDWSPARHGVGYQPRQPNVLNVSVSCACATSCGVHGHAHAKAWSSNVPASDESGFWGALGCSCWAF
- a CDS encoding filamentous haemagglutinin family protein, which codes for MYDDLGLVSLSPSTPNTGAGIATLNPIPEIPPGDIDLIAPLGTVDAGEAGIRVSGNVNVAALRMVNTENIQVQGKSLGIPTIAAVNVEALTNASATAAQAASAAQDAMARDWASVRQNQSSILSVRMLGAGAQTDRTGNRKPVPARCSATTRRHRCGWLGR
- a CDS encoding response regulator transcription factor codes for the protein MNALPDSDIATVYVVAHDPAENDTLCAQLTDVGLRARGFTRAAAFLASERSAGPACVVLDADLDTPGGGLLLQDALTDLQDPIPVVLITDRADVTTSVRGMKAGAVDYLTKPMPEGVLLSAVGAALALDRQRLGRERASTDVIERAQRLSQREREVMALVAAGRMNKHIADELGISEVTVKIHRGNAMRKMEARSFADLVIMAHKLGMTSPALYHGGIGRNRRELA